In Epinephelus lanceolatus isolate andai-2023 chromosome 16, ASM4190304v1, whole genome shotgun sequence, one DNA window encodes the following:
- the LOC117263685 gene encoding uncharacterized protein LOC117263685 produces the protein MIRPMDERSSCCNDMQQLLVVKEEVPPEQQEWSSSVDQEDPEPPHIKEEEEELWSSQEGEQLQGLEEADITKFTFTPVPVKSEDDEEKPQSSQLHQSQADGHHCGGVRPVPGDADPDLQQDADDKKPDSSLVAEIEVSLDDWDETRELQSGLKTCNKNKVPVGPMTSISGENPFSSSETSDSSEPGDSDDDWTETKEPQTVSGSVKKVSKTRCRAGGRPFGCSECGKRFRTKTHLKIHMAVHAGEKPFSCSICSQKFSTKTSQKRHMRTHTGEKPFSCSVCTKSFAQSGCLAKHMRIHTGEKPFSCSMCGKAFVERGNLKVHLKTHMGEKTFSCLVCKKSFAQNVSLQNHLSAHTGEKLFRCLDCGKQFLCKTHLKKHAINHTGEKPFSCSVCGKGFTQRGNLKRHTRIHTGQKSVSCLVCGKGFVDSGNLRKHMRTHTGEKPFSCSECGKSFIQKIQLTLHMTVHTGEKRFSCSVCNKRFAWRPRVKRHKCVGRQSSELCQPEENKEVESKQIKIEADAEDCGGPESARNSESDRREQLEGLEEADIKFPFALGPVKSEDDEEKPQSSQLHQTQADGDHCGGVRPVPRDSSEAETDDSNDWTDTREPPSGLTSLKNDKVPANNARSSAGEKEFSCSECGKKFAAKASLNRHMRTHTGEKPFSCSVCKKSFALNGCLQKHMRIHTGEKPFSCSVCGKSFIDNGNLKKHLRTHTGEKTFSCLICKKSYAQNVSLQKHMSVHTGKILFSCSVCGKHFLCKPRLMTHMMKHTGEKPFSCSECGKDFIDSGYLKKHMRTHTGEKLFNCSECGKGFIESGGLKRHMRTHTGEKPYSCSVCGKGFIEKVQLTRHMAVHTGEKKFSCGVCNKRFAWRPRVKRHKCVGGQSLELHQTEENREVEPPASSLSEQIRTTSL, from the exons ATGATCAGACCGATGGacgagaggagcagctgctgcaacg ACATGCAGCAActgttggtggttaaagaagaggttccccctgagcagcaggagtggagctccagtgtggaccaggaggacccagagcccccacacattaaagaggaagaggaggaactgtggagcagtcaggagggagagcagcttcaagggctggaggaggctgatatcaccaagttcacattcactcctgtccctgtgaagagtgaagatgatgaagagaaacctcagtcctcacagcttcatcagTCACAAGCTGATGGACACCACTGTGGAGGAGTACGACCAGTGCCCGGAGACGCTGATCCAGATTTACAACAGGATGCTGACGACAAGAAGCCTGACAGTTCTTTAGTTGCTGAGATAGAAGTCAGTCTTGATGACTGGGACGAGACCAGAGAACTTCAGTCAGGTTTAAAGACttgcaataaaaataaagtccCAGTCGGTCCTATGACTTCTATCTCTGGTGAAAACCCCTTTAGCTCCTCCGAGACTTCAGACTCTTCTGAACCTGGTGACAGTGACGATGATTGGACGGAGACCAAAGAACCTCAGACAGTTTCAGGCTCTGTGAAGAAAGTCAGTAAGACCAGATGTAGAGCTGGTGGGAGACCATTTGggtgctctgagtgtgggaaaagatttagAACCAAGACACATCTGAAGATCCACATGGCAGTTCatgcaggagagaaaccgtTCAGCTGCTCCATTTGCAGCCAAAAATTTTCAACCAAAACGAGTCAGAAGAGacacatgagaactcacacGGGGGAAAAACCTTTCAGTTGCTCGGTGTGTACCAAATCTTTTGCGCAGAGCGGATGTTTAGCAAAACACATGAgaattcacacaggagagaagccaTTCAGCTGCTCTATGTGCGGTAAGGCTTTTGTCGAACGGGGAAACCTGAAGGTCCACCTCAAAACTCACATGGGAGAGAAAACATTCAGCTGCTTGGTCTGTAAGAAATCCTTCGCGCAGAATGTGAGTTTGCAGAACCACTTGAGTGCTCACACGGGAGAGAAACTATTCCGCTGCTTGGATTGTGGGAAGCAATTTTTGTGCAAGACGCATCTgaagaaacatgcaataaatcacacaggagagaaaccattcagcTGCTCGGTGTGTGGGAAAGGTTTCACCCAAAGAGGGAATCTAAAAAGACACACAAGGATTCACACAGGACAGAAGTCGGTCAGCTGTTTGGTTTGCGGTAAAGGTTTTGTTGACAGCGGGAACCTGAGGAAACATATGAGaactcacacaggagagaaaccattcagctgctctgagtgtggtaAAAGTTTTATACAAAAGATTCAGCTGACGCTCCACATGACTGTCCACACGGGGGAGAAACGAttcagctgcagtgtttgtAACAAAAGATTTGCCTGGCGTCCACGGGTCAAGAGACACAAATGTGTCGGACGTCAGTCATCAGAACTTTGTCAACCTGAGGAGAACAAAGAGGTGGAGtcaaaacagataaaaatagaAGCTGATgcagaggactgtggaggaccagaaTCAGCTAGGAATTCGGAATCAGATCGGAGGGAGCAGCTTGaagggctggaggaggctgACATCAAGTTCCCATTCGCTCTTGgccctgtgaagagtgaagatgatgaagagaaacctcagtcctcacagcttcatcaaacACAAGCTGATGGAGACCACTGTGGTGGAGTACGACCAGTGCCCCGAGACTCTTCTGAAGCTGAGACTGACGACAGTAATGATTGGACAGACACCAGAGAACCTCCATCAGGTTTAACCTCCCTGAAAAACGACAAAGTACCTGCCAATAACGCAAGATCTTCTGCTGGAGAGAAAGAATTCAGCTGCTCTGAATGTGGGAAAAAATTTGCCGCAAAAGCTTCTCTGAACAGacacatgagaactcacacaggagagaaaccattcagcTGCTCAGTGTGCAAGAAATCTTTTGCGCTGAACGGGTGTTTACAGAAacacatgagaatccacacGGGAGAGAAACCCTTCAGTTGCTCAGTTTGCGGTAAAAGTTTTATTGATAACGGAAATCTGAAAAAACATTTGAGAACTCACACAGGAGAAAAAACTTTTAGCTGCTTGATTTGTAAGAAGTCGTATGCTCAGAATGTGAGTTTACAGAAACACATGAGCGTTCACACCGGAAAAATTCTGTTCAGCTGCTCCGTTTGTGGGAAGCATTTTTTGTGCAAGCCGCGTCTGATGACGCACATGAtgaaacacacaggagagaaaccgttcAGCTGCTCCGAGTGTGGCAAGGATTTCATTGACAGCGGATATCTTAAGAAacacatgagaactcacacaggagagaagttGTTTAACTGTTCAGAGTGCGGTAAAGGGTTCATTGAAAGCGGCGGTCTGAAGAGACACATGAGGACCCATACTGGGGAGAAACCCTACAGTTGCTCAGTTTGTGGTAAAGGTTTTATAGAGAAGGTGCAGTTGACGCGCCACATGGCGGTCCACACCGGGGAGAAAAAATTCAGCTGTGGGGTTTGTAACAAAAGATTTGCCTGGCGGCCACGCGTCAAAAGACACAAATGTGTTGGTGGTCAGTCGTTGGAACTTCATCAAACTGAGGAGAACAGAGAGGTGGAGCCTCCAGCCAGCAGCTTATCTGAACAGATAAGAACAACATCTTTGTAA